In Streptomyces canus, one DNA window encodes the following:
- a CDS encoding MTH1187 family thiamine-binding protein — MIVAFSVTPLGVGEDVGEYVADAVRVVRESGLPNRTDAMFTSIEGEWDEVMEVVKRAVAAVEARAPRVSLVLKADIRPGVTDGLTSKVETVERHLAD, encoded by the coding sequence ATGATCGTCGCTTTCTCCGTGACCCCGCTGGGGGTCGGTGAGGACGTCGGGGAGTACGTCGCCGACGCCGTGCGAGTCGTGCGTGAGTCGGGGTTGCCGAACCGTACCGACGCCATGTTCACCTCGATCGAGGGCGAGTGGGACGAGGTCATGGAGGTCGTCAAGCGTGCCGTGGCCGCCGTGGAGGCGCGGGCGCCGCGCGTCTCGCTGGTGCTCAAGGCGGACATCCGCCCCGGAGTGACGGACGGTCTGACCTCCAAGGTGGAGACGGTGGAGCGGCACCTCGCCGACTGA
- a CDS encoding DUF3817 domain-containing protein, with the protein MDLKTASAIRRLRLVSAPEAISFLLLLVCSVLKRTTDFNAVPVMGMVHGVLFILYVIFWFDAWNRTKWAARTGIWYFVLSVLPTGGFFAERKLKREAENAVIASRARMAKEGVVGA; encoded by the coding sequence GTGGACCTCAAGACAGCCTCCGCCATCCGACGCCTCCGCCTGGTCTCCGCTCCCGAGGCGATCTCGTTCCTGCTCCTGCTCGTCTGCTCGGTGCTGAAGCGGACCACGGACTTCAACGCCGTGCCGGTGATGGGCATGGTCCACGGCGTCCTGTTCATCCTGTACGTGATCTTCTGGTTCGACGCCTGGAACCGCACCAAGTGGGCCGCCAGGACGGGCATCTGGTACTTCGTGCTCTCCGTGCTGCCGACCGGCGGCTTCTTTGCCGAGCGCAAGCTCAAGCGTGAGGCCGAGAACGCGGTCATCGCCTCCCGTGCCCGCATGGCGAAGGAAGGGGTTGTGGGCGCATGA
- a CDS encoding AIM24 family protein, whose translation MFRLQGSKVLAVDMTGDAVKAKNGSMVAYDGQMAFKKMSGGGEGIRGMVTRRITGEQMTVMEVSGHGTCWFADRASEINLVGLQGDKLYVESSNLLATDAGLRTGTSFTGLRGASQGNGLFTTTVEGHGQAAIMSDGPAVVLRVSRQYPLTVDPGAYIAHQGNLSQSFQSGVTFRTFMGEGGGEAFQIRFEGDGLVYVQPSERNTIAGDV comes from the coding sequence ATGTTCCGACTTCAAGGCAGCAAGGTGCTGGCCGTCGACATGACCGGGGACGCCGTGAAGGCGAAGAACGGCTCGATGGTCGCGTACGACGGGCAGATGGCGTTCAAGAAGATGAGCGGCGGGGGTGAGGGGATCCGGGGGATGGTGACCCGGCGGATCACCGGCGAGCAGATGACCGTGATGGAGGTGTCGGGGCACGGGACGTGCTGGTTCGCGGACCGGGCCTCGGAGATCAACCTCGTCGGCCTCCAGGGGGACAAGCTGTACGTGGAGTCGAGCAATCTGCTCGCGACGGACGCCGGACTCAGGACCGGCACCAGCTTCACCGGCCTGCGCGGCGCCTCACAGGGCAACGGCCTGTTCACGACCACGGTCGAGGGACACGGCCAGGCCGCGATCATGTCGGACGGCCCGGCGGTCGTGCTGCGGGTCAGCCGCCAGTACCCGCTGACCGTCGACCCCGGCGCCTACATCGCCCACCAGGGCAACCTCAGCCAGTCCTTCCAGTCCGGTGTGACGTTCCGCACGTTCATGGGCGAGGGCGGCGGCGAGGCCTTCCAGATCCGCTTCGAGGGCGACGGCCTGGTGTACGTCCAGCCCAGCGAGCGGAACACGATCGCGGGGGATGTGTGA
- a CDS encoding AIM24 family protein, with product MPFREINSKMVEATVLPGQRLFSQRGAMLAYKGEVSFTPNIQGGQGGVMSMIGRRVANEDTPLMTVEGSGTVLFGHGGHHVTVINLTGDTLYVEADRLLAFEGTLQQGTMFMGSQGGVMGMVRGQISGQGLFTTTLKGHGSVAVMAHGGVFEVPITPQRPVHVDPQAYVAHHGDVRNKLSTALGWRDMVGRGSGEAFQLELSGHGAVYVQASEEKL from the coding sequence ATGCCCTTCCGTGAGATCAACTCCAAGATGGTCGAGGCGACCGTCCTGCCGGGCCAGCGGCTGTTCAGCCAGCGCGGCGCGATGCTGGCGTACAAGGGCGAGGTGTCCTTCACGCCGAACATCCAGGGCGGCCAGGGCGGCGTCATGTCGATGATCGGCCGCCGCGTGGCCAACGAGGACACGCCTCTGATGACCGTCGAGGGCAGCGGGACCGTCCTGTTCGGGCACGGCGGCCACCACGTCACGGTCATCAACCTCACCGGCGACACCCTGTACGTCGAGGCGGACCGCCTGCTCGCCTTCGAGGGCACCCTCCAGCAGGGCACCATGTTCATGGGCTCGCAGGGCGGCGTCATGGGCATGGTGCGCGGCCAGATCAGCGGCCAGGGGCTCTTCACGACCACGCTCAAGGGCCACGGCTCGGTGGCCGTCATGGCCCACGGCGGCGTCTTCGAGGTCCCCATCACCCCCCAGCGCCCGGTCCACGTCGACCCGCAGGCCTACGTCGCCCACCACGGCGACGTCCGCAACAAGCTGTCGACGGCGCTCGGCTGGCGCGACATGGTGGGCCGCGGCTCCGGCGAGGCCTTCCAGCTGGAGCTCAGCGGGCACGGCGCGGTGTACGTCCAGGCCTCGGAGGAGAAGCTGTGA
- a CDS encoding AIM24 family protein: protein MSHYPGAGPTVYDPMTLPSDDNVNNYTFCVELKGSQWFLQKGKMIAYYGQMDFNGIGHGRLDGLIRTSFHSPLHASDWVVAQGSGKMLLADRAFDVNSYDLEDGNLTIRSGNLLAFQPSLALKQSIVPGFLTLIGTGKFVAASNGPVVFMEPPIRVDPQALVGWADCPSPCHHYDHGYMTGLMGGLRAMTGLGGESGEEHQFEFVGAGTVLLQSTEVLMAEQAVGATPQQAGVPGGHGAPTGHPQQPGAPRLPGQLGDLQRRFGL from the coding sequence GTGAGCCACTACCCGGGCGCGGGCCCCACCGTGTACGACCCGATGACCCTGCCGTCGGACGACAACGTCAACAACTACACCTTCTGCGTGGAGCTCAAGGGGAGCCAGTGGTTCCTGCAGAAGGGGAAGATGATCGCCTACTACGGCCAGATGGATTTCAACGGCATCGGACACGGCCGTCTCGACGGTCTCATCCGTACGTCGTTCCATTCGCCTCTGCACGCGAGCGACTGGGTCGTGGCACAGGGATCGGGCAAGATGCTCCTCGCCGACCGGGCCTTCGACGTCAATTCGTACGACCTCGAAGACGGCAACCTGACCATTCGCTCGGGCAACCTGCTCGCTTTTCAGCCAAGTCTCGCGTTGAAGCAGTCGATCGTGCCGGGCTTCCTGACTCTCATCGGAACCGGAAAGTTCGTGGCCGCCTCCAACGGCCCGGTGGTGTTCATGGAGCCCCCGATCCGGGTGGACCCGCAAGCGCTTGTGGGCTGGGCCGACTGTCCCTCACCGTGCCACCACTACGACCACGGCTACATGACCGGTCTGATGGGCGGTCTACGTGCGATGACGGGCCTCGGCGGGGAATCCGGGGAGGAGCACCAGTTCGAGTTCGTGGGGGCCGGCACCGTACTGCTCCAGTCGACGGAGGTTCTGATGGCCGAGCAGGCCGTCGGAGCGACTCCGCAGCAGGCCGGAGTACCCGGCGGCCACGGGGCGCCCACCGGGCATCCGCAGCAGCCGGGGGCACCGCGCCTTCCCGGACAGCTGGGGGACCTCCAGCGTCGCTTCGGGCTGTGA
- a CDS encoding MarR family winged helix-turn-helix transcriptional regulator — protein METETATRWLTDAEQCAWRTHLEVNRLLTYQLERDLQPFGLTMNDYEILVNLSESEGVRMRMSDLASATLQSKSRLSHQITRMENADLVRRENCESDRRGLYAVLTEHGMETMQKVAPHHVASVRRHFIDLVPAESLTELDKALKPIAEHLRGQRGRP, from the coding sequence ATGGAGACCGAGACGGCCACGCGCTGGCTGACCGATGCGGAGCAGTGCGCCTGGCGCACCCACCTGGAGGTCAACAGGCTGTTGACGTATCAGCTCGAGAGGGACCTTCAGCCGTTCGGGCTGACGATGAACGACTACGAGATCCTGGTCAATCTCTCCGAGTCGGAGGGCGTACGGATGCGGATGAGCGATCTCGCCTCCGCCACCCTCCAGTCCAAGAGCCGGCTCTCGCACCAGATCACCCGCATGGAGAACGCGGACCTGGTCCGGCGCGAGAACTGCGAGTCCGACCGCCGCGGCCTGTACGCGGTCCTGACCGAGCACGGCATGGAGACGATGCAGAAGGTCGCGCCCCATCATGTGGCGTCTGTGCGGAGGCACTTCATCGACCTCGTGCCGGCTGAGTCCCTGACAGAACTGGACAAGGCCCTCAAGCCGATCGCGGAGCACTTGCGGGGGCAGCGAGGGCGTCCCTGA
- a CDS encoding sensor histidine kinase has product MRRLFGSVRARATLAATAVVAVALVAAGAVVLLSLRSNLAGQADTAADSAARNVATQIAHGVPYRELDLDGDHPVQVVDRDGRVLAVSEDLEAISGTGAPDVTPVSSPEAGRDDDEDDPEIGEVGEVTWHGQGRATVDGESVAYRFAQVQVTDRSDRTVRVYAGASLQAQQDAVHTAATVMLIGLPVLLAVVAWVTWAVTRRALRPVEAIRQEMAAITASEDLARRVPVPDTHDEVARLARTTNETLAALETSVERQRRFVADASHELRSPIASLRTQLEVAAAHPELLDLDGAVEDTVRLQHLAADLLLLARLDAGERGAGAQVDLAALARERAAGRAGVTVRADAVEVTGSRGQLERVLDNLLDNAGRHARSAVVVTVRRDGDRSAVVEVGDDGDGVPAGDRERIFERFVRLDEARARDDGGAGLGLAIARDVAARHGGTLTVRDAPTGGALFELRLPIA; this is encoded by the coding sequence ATGAGGCGGCTGTTCGGCTCGGTCCGGGCGCGGGCCACGCTGGCCGCGACCGCGGTGGTGGCCGTGGCCCTGGTCGCCGCGGGCGCCGTCGTCCTGCTGTCGTTGCGCAGCAACCTCGCGGGCCAGGCGGACACGGCCGCCGACAGCGCCGCCCGCAACGTGGCGACGCAGATCGCGCACGGCGTGCCGTACCGGGAGCTAGACCTGGACGGCGACCATCCGGTCCAGGTGGTCGACCGGGACGGGCGGGTGCTCGCGGTGAGCGAGGACCTGGAGGCGATCAGCGGCACCGGCGCCCCCGACGTCACTCCCGTTTCGAGCCCCGAGGCGGGGCGGGACGACGACGAGGACGACCCCGAGATCGGTGAGGTCGGTGAGGTCACCTGGCACGGGCAGGGCAGGGCCACCGTGGACGGCGAGAGCGTCGCGTACCGGTTCGCCCAGGTCCAGGTCACGGACCGGAGCGACCGAACGGTCCGGGTCTACGCCGGTGCCTCGCTCCAGGCCCAGCAGGACGCGGTGCACACCGCCGCCACGGTCATGCTCATCGGTCTGCCCGTGCTCCTCGCGGTGGTCGCCTGGGTGACCTGGGCGGTCACTCGTCGCGCCCTTCGTCCGGTCGAGGCCATCCGCCAGGAAATGGCGGCGATCACCGCCTCCGAGGACCTCGCCCGCCGCGTCCCGGTGCCCGACACCCACGACGAGGTCGCCCGCCTCGCCCGCACCACCAACGAGACGCTGGCCGCGCTGGAGACCTCCGTCGAGCGCCAGCGCCGGTTCGTCGCCGACGCCTCGCACGAGCTGCGCAGCCCGATCGCCTCGCTGCGCACCCAGCTCGAAGTGGCCGCCGCGCATCCCGAGTTGCTGGACCTGGACGGGGCGGTCGAGGACACGGTACGGCTGCAACACCTCGCGGCGGACCTGTTGTTGCTGGCCCGCCTGGACGCGGGGGAGCGGGGTGCCGGCGCGCAGGTCGACCTGGCGGCGCTGGCCCGGGAGCGGGCCGCCGGGCGGGCCGGGGTGACGGTGCGGGCCGATGCCGTCGAAGTGACGGGGTCCCGGGGGCAGTTGGAGCGCGTGCTCGACAACCTGCTGGACAACGCGGGACGGCACGCGCGGTCGGCGGTCGTGGTGACGGTACGACGGGACGGTGACCGGAGTGCCGTGGTCGAGGTCGGCGACGACGGGGACGGGGTGCCTGCCGGGGACCGGGAGCGGATCTTCGAGCGGTTCGTGCGGCTGGACGAGGCGCGGGCACGGGACGACGGAGGCGCCGGACTCGGTCTCGCCATCGCCCGTGATGTCGCCGCCCGGCACGGTGGGACGCTGACGGTGCGGGACGCGCCGACAGGCGGAGCTCTGTTCGAACTCCGCCTGCCGATCGCCTGA
- a CDS encoding response regulator transcription factor → MRLLIVEDERRLALSLAKGLTAEGYAVDVVHDGREGLHRATEGSYDLVILDIMLPGLNGYRVCAALRAAGHEVPILMLTAKDGEYDEAEGLDTGADDYLTKPFSYVVLVARIKALLRRRGQGGGASPVLELGGLRIDTAAHRVFLDGDEITLTAKEFSVLEQLAVRAGEVVSKAQILEHVWDFAYDGDPNIVEVYVSTLRRKLDAGLIHTVRGAGYRLEAGR, encoded by the coding sequence ATGCGCCTGCTGATCGTCGAGGACGAACGCCGCCTAGCCCTGTCCCTCGCCAAGGGCCTGACGGCCGAGGGCTACGCCGTCGACGTCGTCCACGACGGCAGGGAGGGGCTGCACCGGGCCACCGAGGGGTCGTACGACCTGGTGATCCTCGACATCATGCTGCCCGGCCTCAACGGCTACCGGGTCTGCGCCGCCCTGCGGGCCGCCGGCCACGAGGTGCCGATCCTGATGCTCACCGCCAAGGACGGCGAGTACGACGAGGCCGAGGGCCTGGACACCGGCGCCGACGACTATCTGACCAAGCCCTTCTCCTACGTCGTCCTGGTCGCCCGGATCAAGGCGCTGTTGCGTCGACGAGGGCAGGGCGGCGGGGCGTCGCCGGTGCTCGAACTCGGTGGGCTGAGGATCGACACCGCCGCCCACCGGGTCTTCCTCGACGGCGACGAAATCACCCTCACCGCCAAGGAGTTCTCGGTCCTCGAGCAACTCGCGGTGCGGGCCGGCGAGGTGGTGTCCAAGGCGCAGATCCTGGAGCACGTCTGGGACTTCGCGTACGACGGCGACCCCAACATCGTCGAGGTGTACGTCAGCACCCTGCGCCGGAAGCTGGACGCGGGCCTCATCCACACGGTCCGCGGTGCCGGGTACCGGCTGGAGGCCGGGAGATGA
- a CDS encoding PepSY domain-containing protein has product MKRNIVIATLTAAALATGGTVAAFAAGDDEATATQRQTNTSAEAATDRDDADDSADDRDDDATEGGRALSDSRVTAAEAIAAALKHTPGTAVSADLDDDGAAAWEVTVVKGDGTEYDVRIAPDSGKVLGAQRDTDDDNDNDSDDRAELAAVKGAQTDAREAALAAAAKGTVTEVGIDDDNGAVVWTADTVKDGKRSEWKVAPD; this is encoded by the coding sequence ATGAAGCGCAACATCGTCATCGCCACCCTCACCGCCGCCGCGCTGGCCACCGGCGGCACCGTCGCGGCCTTCGCCGCGGGCGACGATGAGGCGACGGCGACGCAGCGCCAGACGAACACGAGCGCCGAGGCGGCCACGGACCGCGACGACGCCGACGACTCCGCGGACGACCGGGACGACGACGCCACCGAGGGCGGTAGGGCGCTCTCCGACAGCCGCGTCACCGCGGCCGAGGCGATCGCGGCCGCCCTGAAGCACACGCCGGGCACCGCGGTCTCCGCCGATCTGGACGACGACGGCGCCGCCGCGTGGGAGGTGACCGTCGTCAAGGGCGACGGCACCGAGTACGACGTGCGGATCGCACCGGACTCCGGCAAGGTGCTCGGCGCCCAGCGCGACACCGACGACGACAACGACAACGACAGCGACGACCGCGCCGAACTGGCCGCGGTGAAGGGCGCGCAGACCGACGCCCGCGAGGCCGCGCTGGCCGCCGCCGCGAAGGGCACGGTCACCGAGGTCGGCATCGACGACGACAACGGCGCCGTGGTCTGGACGGCGGACACCGTCAAGGACGGCAAGCGCAGCGAGTGGAAGGTCGCCCCCGACTAG
- a CDS encoding MFS transporter — translation MSASYAQVLRIPHARRTFATALLGRLSYGVVPLSVMLAVTRASGSYAVAGAVMALFGATVVFLAPARAALIDRFGPPRALVPLLSAYVLLLALLTAAVWRPGAPPVLLGTLTALAGACVPPLGPTMRAVWARLAQDDKALLQRAYSLDGVAEELLFVSGPLLVGVLVGAAAPAVGIVVGAALMVAGTAGFVRSPAVRAVRPAGSSPRRDSGGRRVLRRVGRPVVAAAAVGLALGVLDLLVVVFAERHHHGGASVAWVLAALSAGSAAGGMLNGAVNWRTPAPTRLALMTGCLGLALVGAGLAPGLGSLALVMAGAGFFVSPVLTTAYLIADAAVAPESRTQAGAWVNTAVNAGSTGGTAVAGALAGQLPVAVCFAATGGVVAVTAVLVMTKGARGRGALRGGVAVP, via the coding sequence GTGTCTGCCTCCTATGCGCAGGTGCTGCGCATTCCGCATGCCCGCCGTACCTTCGCCACCGCCCTGCTCGGCAGGCTGTCGTACGGTGTCGTCCCGCTGTCCGTGATGCTCGCCGTGACCCGCGCCTCGGGCTCGTACGCGGTGGCGGGCGCCGTGATGGCGCTCTTCGGTGCCACCGTCGTCTTCCTGGCGCCCGCGCGGGCCGCCCTGATCGACCGCTTCGGGCCGCCGCGGGCGCTCGTCCCCCTGCTCTCGGCCTACGTCCTGCTGCTCGCCCTGCTCACCGCGGCCGTCTGGCGCCCCGGCGCACCCCCTGTCCTCCTCGGCACGCTCACCGCCCTGGCGGGAGCCTGCGTCCCGCCGCTCGGCCCGACCATGCGGGCGGTGTGGGCACGGCTCGCCCAGGACGACAAGGCGCTGCTCCAGCGGGCGTACAGCCTCGACGGGGTGGCCGAGGAACTGCTCTTCGTCTCGGGCCCGCTGCTGGTGGGCGTCCTCGTCGGGGCCGCCGCGCCGGCCGTCGGGATCGTCGTCGGCGCCGCCCTGATGGTGGCGGGGACGGCCGGCTTCGTACGGTCGCCCGCGGTACGGGCCGTGCGTCCCGCGGGCTCGTCTCCACGACGGGACAGCGGCGGCCGGCGCGTACTGCGGCGCGTCGGCCGTCCCGTCGTGGCCGCCGCGGCCGTGGGCCTCGCGCTCGGTGTGCTCGACCTGCTCGTCGTCGTGTTCGCCGAGCGGCATCATCACGGCGGCGCGAGTGTGGCCTGGGTGCTCGCCGCGCTGTCGGCCGGCAGCGCGGCCGGCGGAATGCTCAACGGCGCGGTGAACTGGCGAACGCCCGCCCCGACCCGGCTGGCGCTTATGACGGGCTGTTTGGGCCTCGCGCTCGTCGGTGCCGGGCTCGCACCGGGCCTCGGCAGCCTCGCCCTGGTCATGGCGGGCGCCGGGTTCTTCGTGTCGCCGGTCCTCACCACCGCGTATCTCATCGCCGACGCGGCGGTCGCCCCCGAGTCCCGCACGCAGGCCGGCGCGTGGGTCAACACGGCCGTGAACGCCGGGAGTACGGGCGGAACGGCCGTGGCGGGAGCGCTGGCCGGGCAGCTGCCGGTGGCCGTGTGTTTCGCGGCGACGGGCGGGGTGGTCGCGGTGACGGCGGTGCTGGTCATGACGAAGGGCGCCCGGGGGAGGGGCGCCCTTCGTGGAGGTGTGGCTGTCCCATGA
- the meaB gene encoding methylmalonyl Co-A mutase-associated GTPase MeaB translates to MQDVSTLVAQAREGRPRAVARLISLVEGASPQLREVMATLAPLTGNAYVVGLTGSPGVGKSTSTSALVTAYRKQGRRVGVLAVDPSSPFSGGALLGDRVRMSEHASDPGVYIRSMATRGHLGGLAWAAPQAIRVLDAAGCDVVLVETVGVGQSEVEIAAQADTSVVLLAPGMGDGIQAAKAGILEIGDVYVVNKADRDGADATARELNHMLGLGESRGPGDWRPPIVKTVAARAEGIDEVVEALEKHRAWMEERGVLAERRRTRAAHEVETIAVTALRERIGDLRGDRRLDALAERIVAGELDPYRAADELVEGLTRG, encoded by the coding sequence ATGCAGGACGTCTCCACCCTGGTGGCCCAGGCCAGGGAGGGCCGCCCGCGGGCCGTGGCCCGGCTGATCTCCCTGGTGGAGGGGGCGTCCCCGCAGCTCAGGGAGGTCATGGCGACGCTGGCCCCGCTCACGGGCAACGCGTACGTGGTGGGCCTGACGGGCTCGCCGGGGGTGGGCAAGTCGACGTCCACCTCGGCTCTCGTGACCGCCTACCGCAAGCAGGGCAGGCGGGTCGGCGTCCTGGCCGTCGACCCGTCCTCGCCGTTCTCCGGCGGTGCCCTGCTGGGCGACCGGGTGCGCATGTCGGAGCACGCCTCCGACCCCGGTGTCTACATCCGCTCCATGGCGACCCGCGGCCACCTGGGCGGTCTCGCCTGGGCCGCCCCGCAGGCCATCCGGGTCCTGGACGCGGCCGGCTGCGACGTGGTCCTGGTCGAGACGGTCGGCGTCGGCCAGTCCGAGGTGGAGATCGCCGCCCAGGCGGACACGTCCGTGGTGCTGCTGGCCCCCGGGATGGGCGACGGCATCCAGGCCGCCAAGGCCGGAATCCTGGAGATCGGCGACGTGTACGTCGTCAACAAGGCCGACCGTGACGGCGCCGACGCGACCGCCCGCGAGCTCAACCACATGCTGGGCCTGGGCGAGTCCCGCGGCCCCGGCGACTGGCGTCCGCCGATCGTCAAGACGGTCGCCGCCCGCGCCGAGGGCATCGACGAGGTCGTGGAAGCCCTGGAGAAGCACCGCGCCTGGATGGAGGAGCGCGGCGTCCTGGCCGAGCGCCGCCGCACCCGCGCCGCCCACGAGGTCGAGACCATCGCCGTCACCGCCCTGCGCGAACGCATCGGCGACCTCAGGGGCGACCGGCGCCTGGACGCGCTCGCGGAGAGGATCGTCGCCGGCGAACTGGACCCCTACCGCGCGGCGGACGAGCTGGTGGAAGGCCTGACCCGGGGCTGA
- a CDS encoding acetyl-CoA C-acetyltransferase, which translates to MSGSNSTTSVIVAGARTPMGRLLGSLKSFSGADLGGFAIKAALDRAGIGGDQVQYVIMGQVLQAGAGQIPARQAAVKAGIPMNVPALTINKVCLSGLDAIALADQLIRAGEFDVIVAGGQESMTNAPHLLPKSREGFKYGAIEMLDAMAHDGLTDPWENIPMGQSTETHNTRLGIRRPEQDEIAALSHQRAAAAQKNGVFEAEITPVEIPQRKGEPVVFSKDEGIRADTTAESLGKLRPAFTKDGTITAGTSSQISDGAAAVVVMSKAKAQELGLEWIAEIGAHGNVAGPDNSLQSQPSNAILHALKKEGLEVSDLDLIEINEAFAAVAVQSMKDLGVSTDRVNVNGGAIALGHPIGMSGARLVLHLALELKRRGGGVGAAALCGGGGQGDALVVRVPKA; encoded by the coding sequence ATGTCTGGATCGAACAGCACGACCTCGGTGATCGTCGCGGGCGCCCGTACGCCCATGGGACGGTTGCTGGGCTCGCTGAAGTCCTTCTCCGGAGCCGACCTCGGTGGCTTCGCGATCAAGGCCGCCCTCGACCGTGCGGGGATCGGTGGCGACCAGGTGCAGTACGTCATCATGGGCCAGGTCCTCCAGGCCGGCGCGGGCCAGATCCCGGCCCGCCAGGCCGCGGTCAAGGCCGGCATCCCGATGAACGTCCCGGCGCTGACCATCAACAAGGTGTGCCTCTCGGGCCTCGACGCGATCGCGCTGGCCGACCAGCTGATCCGCGCCGGCGAGTTCGACGTGATCGTCGCGGGTGGTCAGGAGTCCATGACCAACGCCCCCCACCTGCTCCCGAAGTCCCGCGAGGGCTTCAAGTACGGCGCGATCGAGATGCTCGACGCGATGGCCCACGACGGCCTGACCGACCCCTGGGAGAACATCCCCATGGGCCAGTCGACCGAGACGCACAACACCCGCCTCGGCATCCGGCGTCCCGAGCAGGACGAGATCGCCGCCCTGTCCCACCAGCGGGCCGCGGCCGCACAGAAGAACGGCGTCTTCGAGGCCGAGATCACCCCGGTCGAGATCCCGCAGCGCAAGGGCGAGCCGGTCGTCTTCAGCAAGGACGAGGGCATCCGCGCCGACACCACGGCCGAGTCCCTGGGCAAGCTGCGCCCCGCGTTCACCAAGGACGGCACCATCACCGCCGGAACCTCCTCGCAGATCTCGGACGGTGCGGCGGCCGTGGTCGTGATGAGCAAGGCCAAGGCGCAGGAGCTCGGCCTCGAGTGGATCGCCGAGATCGGCGCCCACGGCAATGTGGCCGGCCCGGACAACTCCCTGCAGTCCCAGCCGTCCAACGCGATCCTGCACGCCCTCAAGAAGGAGGGCCTGGAGGTCTCCGACCTCGACCTCATCGAGATCAACGAGGCCTTCGCCGCGGTGGCGGTCCAGTCAATGAAGGATCTCGGCGTATCCACGGATCGGGTGAATGTCAACGGTGGCGCGATCGCCCTGGGCCACCCCATCGGCATGTCCGGCGCCCGGCTCGTCCTGCACCTCGCCCTGGAGCTCAAGCGGCGCGGCGGCGGTGTCGGCGCAGCCGCGCTGTGCGGTGGCGGCGGTCAGGGTGACGCGCTCGTCGTGCGGGTACCCAAGGCCTGA
- the mce gene encoding methylmalonyl-CoA epimerase — protein sequence MLTRIDHIGIACFDLDKTVEFYRATYGFEVFHSEVNEEQGVREAMLKINETSDGGASYLQLLEPTRPDSTVAKWLDKNGEGVHHIAFGTADVDADAADIKDKGVRVLYEEPRRGSMGSRITFLHPKDCHGVLTELVTSAPVESPEH from the coding sequence ATGCTGACGCGAATCGACCACATCGGGATCGCCTGTTTCGACCTCGACAAGACCGTCGAGTTCTACCGGGCCACCTACGGCTTCGAGGTGTTCCACTCCGAGGTCAACGAGGAGCAGGGCGTGCGCGAGGCCATGCTCAAGATCAACGAAACCTCCGACGGCGGCGCCTCCTACCTGCAGCTTCTGGAGCCGACCCGCCCCGACTCGACCGTCGCCAAGTGGCTGGACAAGAACGGCGAGGGTGTCCACCACATCGCCTTCGGTACGGCGGACGTGGACGCGGACGCCGCGGACATCAAGGACAAGGGCGTACGCGTCCTGTACGAGGAGCCGCGACGCGGCTCCATGGGGTCACGGATCACCTTCCTGCACCCGAAGGATTGCCACGGCGTACTGACAGAACTGGTCACTTCGGCGCCTGTTGAGTCACCTGAGCACTGA